In Dolichospermum flos-aquae CCAP 1403/13F, the following proteins share a genomic window:
- the tkt gene encoding transketolase, translating to MAVATQSIQELCINSIRFLAVDAIEKSKSGHPGLPMGAAPMAFVLWDSFMRYNPKNPQWFNRDRFVLSAGHGSMLQYALLYLTGYDSVTIDDIKQFRQWGAKTPGHPENFVTAGVEVTTGPLGQGIANAVGLAVAEAHLAAKFNKPDATIVDHYTYVILGDGCNMEGISGEAASIAGHWGLGKLIALYDDNHISIDGSTDVAFTEDVSKRFESYGWHVLHVKDGNTDLAGIAQAIEAAKAVTDKPTMIKVTTTIGYGSPNKQDTAGIHGAALGPEETIATRKNLGWEYDAFVVPEDALNHTRKAVERGAGYESAWNTVYAGYKAKYPQEAAEFDRFISGKLPEGWDQVLPTYTPEDKALPTRKHSENCLNKLGAVLPELIGGSADLTHSNLTELKGAGDFQKGHFANRNIHFGVREHAMGAICNGMALHNSGLIPYGATFLIFTDYMRAAIRLAALSEAGSIWVMTHDSIGQGEDGPTHQPIETLASLRAIPDLTVIRPADGNETSGGYKVAIEKSKANASTLLAFTRQNVPNLAGTSIAGVAKGGYTIVDSQGTPDIILIGTGSEVSLCVSAAEKLTAVGKKVRVVSMPSSTLFDTQDAAYKESVLPKAVTKRLSVEAASSFGWHKYIGSEGDTVSIDTFGASAPGGICLEKFGFTVDNVLAKAKALLG from the coding sequence ATGGCTGTTGCAACCCAATCCATCCAAGAACTTTGTATTAATTCGATCCGCTTTTTGGCTGTAGATGCCATAGAAAAATCTAAATCAGGACACCCAGGACTACCGATGGGCGCGGCTCCAATGGCTTTTGTCCTGTGGGATAGCTTCATGCGCTATAACCCCAAAAATCCCCAGTGGTTCAACCGCGATCGCTTTGTTTTGTCCGCAGGTCATGGTTCAATGTTGCAGTATGCCTTACTGTACTTGACTGGTTACGATAGCGTTACCATAGACGACATCAAGCAATTTCGTCAATGGGGTGCTAAGACCCCAGGCCACCCCGAAAACTTTGTTACAGCCGGTGTAGAAGTTACAACTGGACCTTTGGGACAAGGAATTGCCAATGCAGTTGGTTTAGCAGTAGCCGAAGCACACCTAGCTGCTAAGTTTAACAAGCCTGATGCCACAATTGTTGACCACTACACCTATGTAATTCTTGGTGATGGTTGCAATATGGAAGGTATTTCCGGTGAAGCTGCTTCTATTGCCGGACACTGGGGATTAGGTAAACTCATTGCTCTTTATGACGACAACCACATCTCCATTGATGGTTCTACAGATGTAGCTTTCACTGAAGATGTTTCTAAACGGTTTGAATCCTACGGTTGGCACGTTCTCCACGTTAAAGATGGTAACACCGATTTAGCCGGAATTGCCCAAGCTATTGAAGCCGCAAAAGCTGTCACCGACAAACCCACCATGATTAAGGTGACAACCACCATTGGTTATGGTTCTCCTAACAAACAAGATACCGCTGGTATTCACGGTGCGGCTTTGGGACCAGAAGAAACCATCGCTACCCGCAAAAATTTAGGTTGGGAATATGACGCTTTTGTAGTTCCTGAAGATGCCCTTAATCATACTCGCAAAGCAGTAGAACGCGGTGCTGGTTACGAATCCGCATGGAACACAGTTTATGCTGGTTACAAAGCTAAATACCCCCAAGAAGCGGCTGAATTTGACCGTTTCATTAGCGGCAAATTACCAGAAGGTTGGGATCAAGTATTACCTACCTATACACCAGAAGATAAAGCATTACCTACCCGTAAACACTCAGAAAACTGCCTCAACAAACTAGGGGCTGTTTTACCTGAGTTAATTGGTGGTTCTGCTGACTTAACCCACTCCAACCTCACCGAACTCAAAGGCGCTGGTGATTTCCAAAAAGGACATTTCGCTAATCGCAACATTCACTTCGGCGTACGTGAACACGCCATGGGTGCAATCTGTAACGGTATGGCATTGCATAATTCAGGTTTGATTCCTTACGGTGCAACTTTCCTAATCTTTACAGATTATATGCGGGCTGCGATTCGTTTGGCTGCTCTTTCCGAAGCTGGTTCAATTTGGGTGATGACTCATGACTCCATTGGACAAGGTGAAGACGGTCCTACACACCAACCCATTGAAACCCTTGCTTCTTTGCGGGCTATTCCTGATTTAACTGTAATTCGTCCCGCAGACGGAAATGAAACATCCGGTGGTTACAAAGTCGCCATTGAGAAGTCTAAAGCAAACGCTTCGACTTTATTGGCGTTCACTCGTCAAAACGTTCCTAACTTAGCAGGTACATCCATTGCAGGTGTCGCTAAGGGTGGATATACAATTGTTGATTCTCAAGGGACACCAGATATCATCTTGATTGGTACTGGTTCAGAAGTCAGCCTCTGCGTTAGTGCAGCGGAAAAATTAACTGCGGTCGGTAAGAAAGTTCGTGTTGTTTCTATGCCTTCTTCTACTTTGTTTGATACACAAGATGCAGCTTACAAAGAATCTGTTCTACCAAAAGCTGTTACTAAGCGTCTATCTGTAGAAGCTGCTAGTAGTTTCGGCTGGCACAAATATATCGGTAGCGAAGGCGACACTGTAAGTATTGATACTTTTGGTGCTTCTGCTCCTGGTGGTATTTGTTTGGAGAAGTTTGGCTTCACTGTTGATAATGTTTTAGCTAAAGCTAAGGCTTTGTTAGGTTAA
- a CDS encoding Uma2 family endonuclease: MQTQTRYYTPEEYLELEEKAEYKSEYRDGEIIPMTGGTTNHNKIAGNFYAYLKFGLKKQNYDVYIGDVRLWIPRYRQHTYPDIMVIQGEPIYTGANTTTVMNPLLIAEVLSKSTSNYDQSDKFMYYRSIPEFKEYILINQYQYHVMQYVKTDDGKWIFTELHSESDILTLETIDFQIALSDLYEQVNFTQVDENE, from the coding sequence ATGCAAACACAAACACGGTATTACACTCCAGAAGAATATTTAGAACTAGAAGAGAAAGCAGAATATAAAAGCGAATATCGAGACGGAGAAATCATCCCTATGACTGGAGGAACAACAAATCATAATAAAATAGCAGGTAACTTTTATGCTTATCTGAAATTTGGGTTAAAGAAGCAAAATTATGATGTGTATATTGGTGATGTGCGTTTGTGGATACCGCGTTATCGTCAGCATACATACCCTGATATCATGGTAATTCAAGGAGAACCTATTTACACAGGTGCAAATACAACTACTGTCATGAATCCTTTATTAATTGCTGAAGTTTTATCTAAATCAACTAGTAATTATGACCAAAGTGATAAATTCATGTACTATCGTTCTATCCCTGAATTTAAAGAATATATTTTAATTAATCAATATCAATATCATGTTATGCAATATGTGAAAACCGACGATGGTAAATGGATATTCACAGAATTACACTCTGAATCGGATATTTTGACATTGGAAACAATAGATTTTCAGATTGCTTTGAGTGACTTATATGAACAGGTGAATTTTACACAAGTTGATGAAAATGAATAA
- a CDS encoding COP23 domain-containing protein — protein MPVTFVRTQDSRKVTIVRWTSNAYFPPPWTAQRRCDEVSRRFQRSNDNGTLKNITTGTLRGEPVVCAGTSQNTACTSNNLLFTLKRGVNPSATLRRLLDRRGLAAGNTLNESAGDTINIDFQLYLNNATVEPD, from the coding sequence ATACCTGTTACCTTTGTCCGTACTCAAGATAGTAGAAAAGTAACAATAGTTCGCTGGACTTCTAATGCTTACTTTCCACCACCTTGGACGGCTCAACGTCGTTGTGACGAAGTATCGCGCAGATTTCAAAGGAGTAATGACAACGGTACTCTGAAAAATATCACCACTGGGACGCTCAGAGGTGAACCAGTTGTTTGTGCTGGTACTAGCCAAAATACTGCTTGTACAAGTAATAATTTATTATTTACCCTCAAACGTGGAGTTAATCCCAGTGCTACTCTCCGCAGACTCTTAGACCGTCGGGGTTTGGCTGCTGGTAATACACTCAATGAAAGTGCAGGTGACACAATTAATATTGATTTCCAGCTTTACCTCAATAATGCCACAGTTGAACCGGATTAA
- a CDS encoding S1 family peptidase: MTWRILKIVACIGGLSMLLSSSAASISISARQTNITQPPIPLSAAQLQEKAAAITVKILSTDFLGSGILLNKQNSVYIVLTNAHVLRADYPPYRIQTPDGKIYKADVLKNVNFQNYDLAILQFYSIKKVYSVANLGTVSNVGDEVFIAGFPVQEESEKISFVFIGGKISLILSKALEPGYQVGYTNHLEKGMSGGALLNKQGEVVGVNGMHAYPLWDAPSVFIDGSEAEEKLHQEIVGLSWAIPIDKVVQMMGKSPGESNSRLHKQSPPSRIHEILDSPIKKYELEAK; the protein is encoded by the coding sequence ATGACTTGGCGGATATTAAAAATTGTCGCCTGTATTGGCGGTTTGTCAATGTTGCTTTCAAGTTCGGCAGCAAGTATCAGTATTTCTGCCAGACAAACTAACATTACACAACCGCCAATTCCATTATCAGCAGCACAGTTGCAGGAAAAAGCGGCAGCTATTACTGTCAAGATATTATCAACAGATTTTTTGGGTTCGGGAATATTACTAAACAAACAAAATTCAGTTTATATAGTATTAACAAATGCCCATGTTTTGCGAGCAGATTATCCACCCTATCGTATTCAAACACCAGATGGAAAAATATACAAGGCAGATGTTCTAAAAAATGTGAATTTTCAGAATTATGATTTAGCAATATTGCAATTTTATAGTATTAAAAAAGTCTATTCTGTTGCAAATTTGGGTACTGTTTCAAATGTAGGAGATGAGGTATTTATAGCCGGGTTTCCTGTACAGGAAGAAAGCGAAAAAATCAGCTTTGTATTTATTGGTGGTAAAATATCTTTGATATTATCAAAAGCTTTAGAGCCTGGTTATCAGGTGGGATATACAAATCATTTGGAAAAGGGTATGAGTGGAGGTGCTTTATTGAATAAACAGGGTGAGGTTGTGGGTGTAAATGGGATGCACGCTTATCCATTATGGGATGCTCCCTCTGTGTTTATTGATGGTTCAGAAGCAGAGGAAAAGTTACATCAGGAAATAGTGGGTTTGAGTTGGGCTATACCGATAGATAAAGTTGTGCAAATGATGGGGAAAAGCCCCGGCGAATCAAATTCGCGGCTACACAAACAAAGTCCGCCTTCGCGGATTCATGAAATATTAGATTCGCCTATTAAAAAATATGAATTGGAGGCTAAATAA
- a CDS encoding tetratricopeptide repeat-containing S1 family peptidase: protein MNYKYTISTAIIGLSIAFLQPQVARAICSNSQVDATAEKITVLIDSQEPGSGVIIKKEGNTYTVLTAYHVVKNQNFKYTIVTPDEQRYTLNYQTVKQLSNKIDLAVLQFTSNKDYQVAKLGNSDTLTRRTNVYVAGFPKATAAVKLSIYDCRGGQVIANATQITADNGYNLIYDNATLFGMSGGAVLNDQKEVIGIHGRGEESSDVDIDKINSSVATVKSGRNSGIPIKIFMELSKGLPEIPKPIKPKVDDFLVQAADKYGKGDYRGAILAYDEVIRLNPNNSEALLYRGATYIALGDKQGAIQDFNQALKINPNDAKAYNNRGATRSDLGDKQGAIADFNQALNFNPNDALAYYNRGGVRSELGDKQAAIQDYNQALKINPNLADAYYNREIARSNLGDKQAAIQDYNQALKINPNDAQAYNNRGATRSALGDKQAAIQDYNQAIKINPNYALAYNNRGNARSALGDKQGAITDFNQAININPKLAEPYYNRGNARLALGDKQGAISDLQQAANLFQQQGNLGAYQMTLENITKIQQQ from the coding sequence ATGAATTATAAATACACAATTTCCACCGCGATAATTGGCTTGTCAATTGCCTTTTTACAGCCACAAGTAGCAAGAGCAATATGTAGTAATAGTCAAGTAGATGCAACTGCCGAAAAAATCACCGTTTTAATTGATAGTCAAGAACCTGGTTCTGGCGTGATAATTAAGAAAGAGGGTAATACTTATACTGTGCTTACAGCTTATCATGTAGTTAAGAACCAAAATTTCAAATATACTATTGTCACCCCAGATGAACAACGTTATACCCTTAATTATCAGACTGTCAAACAGTTATCAAACAAGATAGATTTGGCAGTTTTACAGTTTACTAGTAATAAAGATTATCAAGTTGCTAAATTGGGTAATTCAGACACATTAACAAGAAGGACAAATGTTTATGTGGCTGGTTTCCCTAAAGCAACAGCAGCGGTAAAATTATCTATTTATGATTGTCGTGGTGGACAAGTGATTGCTAATGCTACTCAGATAACTGCTGATAATGGCTATAATTTAATTTATGATAATGCTACACTCTTCGGAATGAGTGGGGGAGCAGTGTTGAATGATCAAAAGGAAGTAATAGGTATTCATGGTCGAGGAGAAGAATCAAGTGATGTTGATATTGATAAGATAAATTCCTCGGTTGCTACTGTGAAATCTGGGAGAAATTCTGGGATTCCTATTAAGATTTTCATGGAACTCTCTAAAGGTTTGCCTGAAATTCCTAAGCCAATAAAACCAAAAGTTGATGATTTCCTGGTTCAAGCTGCGGATAAATATGGAAAAGGAGATTATCGCGGGGCAATATTAGCTTATGACGAAGTAATTCGCCTCAATCCTAATAATTCTGAAGCTTTATTATATCGCGGTGCTACTTATATTGCTTTAGGAGATAAACAAGGGGCGATACAAGATTTCAACCAAGCTCTCAAAATTAATCCTAACGATGCCAAAGCCTATAACAACAGAGGTGCTACCCGTTCTGATTTAGGAGATAAGCAAGGGGCAATAGCAGATTTTAACCAAGCTCTCAATTTTAATCCTAACGATGCTCTAGCCTACTACAACCGGGGAGGTGTCCGTTCTGAATTAGGAGATAAGCAAGCTGCCATACAAGATTACAACCAAGCTCTCAAGATTAATCCTAACTTAGCCGATGCCTACTACAACCGGGAAATTGCCCGTTCTAATTTAGGAGACAAACAAGCTGCCATACAAGATTACAACCAAGCTCTCAAAATTAATCCTAACGATGCCCAAGCCTATAACAACAGAGGTGCTACCCGTTCTGCTTTAGGAGATAAACAAGCTGCCATACAGGATTATAACCAAGCTATTAAGATTAATCCTAACTATGCCTTAGCCTACAACAATAGGGGAAATGCTCGTTCTGCATTGGGAGACAAGCAGGGTGCAATAACAGATTTTAACCAAGCTATTAACATTAATCCTAAATTAGCCGAACCCTACTACAACCGGGGAAATGCCCGTTTGGCATTGGGAGATAAGCAAGGAGCAATTAGTGACTTACAGCAAGCTGCAAACCTCTTTCAGCAACAAGGAAATCTAGGAGCATATCAAATGACTTTGGAAAATATTACAAAGATTCAGCAGCAATGA
- a CDS encoding UPF0175 family protein: MQITIEIPEDIGNQLQQNWQDVPQKLLEALAVEAYRNKIMTSVQIQQLLKFSSLQETEHFLKQSQISLDYPQENLVQDKQTKTLADAFNELQQICIQEDYSLEIPSRQDRPNFFF, from the coding sequence ATGCAAATTACTATCGAAATTCCCGAAGATATTGGCAACCAACTACAACAAAACTGGCAAGACGTACCACAAAAACTCTTAGAAGCTTTAGCAGTAGAAGCTTATAGAAATAAAATCATGACTTCTGTACAAATTCAACAATTACTAAAATTTTCCTCACTTCAAGAAACTGAGCATTTTTTAAAACAATCTCAAATTTCTCTAGATTATCCTCAAGAAAATTTAGTACAAGATAAACAAACAAAAACTTTAGCTGATGCTTTTAACGAACTTCAGCAAATCTGTATTCAAGAAGATTATTCTTTAGAAATTCCCTCTCGTCAAGACCGTCCTAATTTCTTTTTTTAA
- a CDS encoding type II toxin-antitoxin system VapC family toxin: MTFLCDTNIISELVRPQPNPGVLIWVKNLSSINISVITLEEIHYGLTSKPNLKIQNWFDNFIKNDCQILPITAEIAQLCGKIRGQQRLSGKTVTQADMMIAATAQIHQLTLVTRNIRDFDSCGIPLFNPFT; encoded by the coding sequence ATGACTTTTTTATGTGATACCAACATTATTAGCGAATTAGTGCGACCTCAGCCTAATCCTGGTGTTTTAATATGGGTAAAAAATTTATCTTCCATAAATATTAGTGTAATTACTCTGGAAGAAATACATTATGGATTAACATCAAAACCTAACCTAAAAATTCAAAATTGGTTTGATAATTTTATTAAAAATGATTGCCAAATTTTACCTATCACGGCTGAAATCGCTCAACTTTGCGGTAAAATCCGAGGTCAACAAAGATTAAGCGGTAAAACAGTTACTCAAGCAGATATGATGATTGCTGCTACAGCCCAGATACATCAATTAACTTTAGTAACGCGCAATATTCGTGATTTTGATAGTTGTGGTATCCCTCTTTTTAACCCTTTTACTTAA
- a CDS encoding PsbP-related protein — protein MYENSQYGIKVKYPKTWERQDLENPITAEVVTFISPKQSDTDNFQEKVTISVDKFSGRLDDWQKSSIQEINNTVSGAKIVDKSVTTLANKEASKLVFTGKNGKDSLKNMQVVTLRGDKAYTITYTAKIDDYDQFVETAEKMINSLEIQDIQDLRIYG, from the coding sequence ATATATGAAAATTCTCAATATGGGATAAAGGTAAAATATCCAAAAACCTGGGAAAGACAAGATTTAGAAAACCCAATTACAGCCGAAGTTGTGACTTTTATCTCTCCTAAACAAAGTGATACAGATAATTTTCAAGAAAAAGTAACAATTAGCGTTGATAAGTTTTCTGGCAGATTAGATGATTGGCAAAAATCCAGTATTCAGGAAATTAATAATACTGTATCAGGTGCAAAGATTGTTGATAAAAGTGTAACAACTTTGGCAAATAAAGAAGCTAGTAAATTGGTGTTTACGGGTAAAAATGGTAAAGATAGTTTGAAGAATATGCAGGTTGTGACTTTAAGAGGTGATAAGGCTTATACAATTACTTATACTGCGAAAATAGATGATTATGATCAGTTTGTGGAAACAGCAGAAAAGATGATTAATTCATTGGAAATTCAGGATATCCAGGATTTAAGGATTTATGGCTAA
- a CDS encoding serine/threonine-protein kinase, whose amino-acid sequence MIGTIIDKRYHIIQSLGQGGFGTTFLAKDTKRPGNPLCVVKQFTPASTDPATLIILKRLFDQEAATLEMLGKHDQIPQLLAHIEEYQEFYIVQEYIKGNDLSDELTSGQKMSESDVIQLLIEILEVLEFVHKYKVIHRDIKPDNIRRRHLDNTIFLIDFGAVKEVRTQLVNKQGQITSTVIIGTPGYMPLEQQRGKPQLSSDIYAVGIIAIQAITGLLPDKLEEDIKTGEIIWRKYANVSPKLATVLDKMVSYDFRNRYPTAKEALQAVKKLLPQPINWKLLVGLGMTIFISLTIFFITKKDDFNIYMKILNMG is encoded by the coding sequence ATGATAGGCACGATTATAGACAAGCGTTATCACATTATTCAAAGTCTGGGACAAGGTGGATTTGGGACTACCTTTTTAGCGAAAGACACCAAACGACCAGGAAATCCTCTTTGTGTTGTTAAGCAGTTTACACCAGCCAGTACAGATCCAGCTACTTTAATAATACTTAAAAGGCTTTTTGACCAAGAAGCAGCAACCCTAGAAATGTTAGGTAAACATGACCAAATTCCCCAACTTTTAGCCCACATAGAAGAATATCAGGAATTTTATATAGTTCAAGAATATATAAAAGGTAATGATTTAAGTGATGAATTAACATCAGGTCAAAAAATGAGTGAATCTGATGTTATTCAACTCCTAATAGAAATTTTAGAAGTATTAGAATTTGTTCATAAATACAAAGTTATTCACCGAGATATTAAACCAGATAATATCCGTCGTCGTCATTTAGATAATACAATTTTCCTGATTGATTTTGGTGCAGTTAAAGAAGTTCGTACACAGCTAGTTAATAAACAGGGACAAATTACTTCTACTGTAATTATTGGGACTCCTGGTTATATGCCACTTGAACAACAAAGAGGTAAACCACAATTGAGTAGTGATATTTATGCAGTGGGAATAATTGCTATTCAAGCAATCACAGGTTTATTACCTGATAAATTAGAAGAAGATATAAAGACGGGGGAAATTATTTGGCGTAAATATGCAAATGTTAGTCCAAAACTAGCTACAGTTTTAGATAAAATGGTAAGTTATGATTTTCGTAACCGTTACCCTACAGCAAAGGAAGCTTTACAAGCAGTTAAAAAGTTATTACCGCAGCCTATAAATTGGAAATTGCTGGTGGGATTAGGAATGACAATATTTATCAGCTTAACTATTTTCTTTATTACTAAAAAAGATGATTTTAATATATATATGAAAATTCTCAATATGGGATAA
- the menB gene encoding 1,4-dihydroxy-2-naphthoyl-CoA synthase, with amino-acid sequence MIETDWKTVKTYEDIIYQKTDGIAKITINRPHKRNAFRPKTVFELYEAFWDAKEDTTIGVVLFTGAGPHTDGKYAFCSGGDQSVRGQAGYVDDAGIPRLNVLDLQRLIRSMPKVVIALVAGYAIGGGHVLHLICDLTIAADNAIFGQTGPKVGSFDGGFGASYLARIVGQKKAREIWFLCRQYNAQAALEMGLVNTVVPIEQLETEGIKWAQEVLEKSPIAIRCLKSAFNADCDGQAGLQELSGNATLLYYMTEEGAEGKQAFLEKRPPNFRDFPWLP; translated from the coding sequence ATGATAGAAACCGATTGGAAAACCGTCAAAACCTACGAAGACATCATCTACCAAAAAACCGACGGTATCGCCAAAATCACCATCAACCGTCCCCACAAACGGAACGCATTCCGTCCCAAAACCGTATTTGAACTATACGAAGCCTTTTGGGATGCCAAAGAAGATACCACCATTGGCGTAGTGTTATTTACTGGTGCAGGACCCCACACAGACGGTAAATACGCCTTTTGTTCAGGTGGAGATCAAAGTGTGCGGGGACAAGCAGGATATGTAGATGATGCTGGAATCCCCCGTTTAAACGTCCTCGACTTACAACGCCTCATTCGTTCCATGCCGAAAGTCGTTATTGCCCTAGTCGCGGGTTATGCTATTGGCGGCGGTCATGTTCTCCATTTAATTTGTGATTTAACCATTGCTGCCGATAACGCCATTTTTGGGCAAACAGGCCCCAAAGTAGGCAGTTTTGACGGTGGTTTTGGTGCAAGTTATTTAGCACGGATAGTAGGGCAAAAAAAAGCGCGAGAAATCTGGTTTCTCTGTCGTCAATATAACGCCCAAGCAGCCTTAGAAATGGGCTTAGTTAATACCGTCGTCCCCATAGAACAACTAGAAACAGAAGGGATAAAATGGGCGCAAGAAGTCCTAGAAAAAAGTCCCATAGCCATTCGTTGTCTCAAATCAGCATTTAACGCCGACTGCGACGGACAAGCTGGTTTACAAGAACTCTCCGGTAACGCTACTCTCCTTTATTACATGACAGAAGAAGGAGCAGAAGGAAAACAAGCATTTTTAGAAAAACGTCCCCCTAACTTCCGGGATTTTCCCTGGTTGCCTTAA
- a CDS encoding DUF721 domain-containing protein — protein MSFKSIDQVLGNIQRSPQWQAQVFPRLLKCWVEVVGTAVAAQTRPLSVQRDVVWVATSSAAWAQNLTFGRKTILMKLNDKLSTSLVDIRFSTAEWKNSSTTGTEPTVSASEHPSYVVDDLTTEKLVISSLDNALGVFENWAKKMQERSHHLPLCPQCQCPTPPGELERWDVCSLCCTKLLG, from the coding sequence ATGTCTTTTAAGTCAATTGATCAGGTTTTAGGGAATATTCAACGTTCACCACAATGGCAAGCACAGGTATTTCCACGGTTGCTGAAGTGTTGGGTGGAAGTTGTGGGGACTGCGGTTGCTGCTCAAACTCGTCCTTTGTCAGTTCAACGTGATGTAGTGTGGGTAGCAACTTCTAGTGCTGCTTGGGCGCAAAATTTGACCTTTGGACGGAAAACTATATTGATGAAATTAAATGATAAGCTGTCCACCTCTTTGGTGGATATTCGTTTTTCGACAGCAGAGTGGAAAAATTCCTCAACGACGGGAACAGAACCAACTGTTTCGGCATCTGAACATCCTAGTTATGTGGTTGATGATTTAACTACTGAGAAGTTAGTTATATCTAGTCTTGACAATGCTTTGGGTGTTTTTGAGAATTGGGCGAAGAAGATGCAAGAGCGATCGCATCATCTCCCTTTATGTCCCCAATGTCAATGTCCCACTCCACCGGGTGAACTAGAACGCTGGGATGTTTGTTCTCTCTGCTGCACTAAGCTGTTAGGGTAG
- a CDS encoding PspA/IM30 family protein produces the protein MEVINRILRVIRANFNSLVSNAEDPEKILEKAFMEMQENLVQLRQGVAQAIATQKRTERQAAAGESQSEEWYRRAQLALQQGNESLAREALSKRKFYQETATTLTSQIQHQKDVVAKLKQDMRTLELKLAEVKTKKDMYIARARSAEASYRLQEMLTGASATSSLGALERMEEKVLQIEAQSEVASTLGGDDLEKRFASLDSDHDIDTELAAMKTYMLNQGENPQPDHNLPKTPE, from the coding sequence ATGGAAGTTATTAACCGTATTCTGCGGGTGATTCGCGCTAATTTCAATAGTTTAGTCAGCAATGCAGAAGATCCAGAAAAAATTCTGGAAAAAGCTTTCATGGAAATGCAGGAGAATTTGGTACAATTGCGTCAAGGGGTAGCTCAAGCGATCGCCACCCAAAAGCGCACAGAACGCCAAGCAGCCGCAGGAGAATCCCAATCTGAGGAATGGTATCGTCGCGCCCAATTAGCCCTCCAGCAAGGCAATGAGTCTCTCGCACGGGAAGCCCTCAGCAAACGCAAATTTTACCAAGAAACCGCTACAACCTTAACCAGTCAAATTCAACATCAAAAAGATGTAGTCGCCAAATTAAAGCAAGATATGCGGACTCTAGAGTTAAAACTGGCTGAAGTGAAAACCAAAAAAGATATGTATATCGCTCGCGCACGTTCGGCCGAAGCTTCTTATCGGCTTCAGGAAATGCTAACTGGTGCTTCTGCCACATCTAGTTTAGGTGCATTAGAACGAATGGAAGAAAAAGTTTTACAGATAGAAGCACAATCAGAAGTTGCTAGTACACTGGGTGGTGATGATCTAGAAAAAAGATTTGCATCCTTAGATTCTGATCATGATATTGATACAGAACTGGCAGCAATGAAAACTTATATGCTAAATCAAGGAGAAAATCCTCAGCCAGATCATAATTTACCCAAAACACCCGAATAA
- a CDS encoding PspA/IM30 family protein produces MGLFDRLKRVVGANLNDLVSKAEDPEKMLEQALLEMQEDMVKLRQGVAQAIAAQKRTEKQYNEGQNEINKWQRNAQLALQKGDENLARQALERKKTYTDTATALKTSLDQQTVQVEGLKKNLIQLESKISEAKTKKEMLKARITAAKAQEQLGNMVSGMSTSSAMSAFERMEEKVLLQESRAQSTAELVGSDLENQFARLESGSDVDDELAAMKASLAPAPEPKLLTPEQPSTATPAQPTSTTKPAQPVDAELEALRKQLDNL; encoded by the coding sequence ATGGGATTATTTGATCGCCTTAAACGAGTAGTTGGTGCTAACCTCAACGATTTAGTCAGTAAAGCCGAAGATCCAGAAAAAATGCTGGAACAAGCCCTCTTGGAAATGCAAGAGGACATGGTGAAGTTGCGTCAAGGGGTAGCGCAAGCGATCGCTGCCCAAAAACGTACAGAGAAGCAGTATAATGAGGGACAAAATGAAATTAATAAGTGGCAACGCAACGCCCAACTTGCCCTCCAAAAAGGTGATGAAAACCTAGCACGTCAAGCATTAGAGCGGAAGAAAACTTACACTGATACTGCTACGGCTTTAAAAACTAGTCTAGATCAGCAAACTGTTCAAGTTGAAGGTCTCAAAAAGAATTTAATCCAGTTAGAGAGCAAAATTTCTGAAGCCAAAACCAAGAAAGAAATGCTCAAAGCCAGGATTACTGCGGCCAAAGCCCAAGAACAATTGGGAAATATGGTGAGTGGGATGAGTACCAGCAGTGCCATGTCCGCTTTTGAGCGCATGGAAGAAAAAGTGTTGCTTCAAGAATCTCGCGCTCAGTCTACCGCAGAATTAGTAGGTTCAGATTTAGAAAACCAATTTGCACGTTTGGAATCTGGTAGTGATGTTGATGATGAATTAGCTGCAATGAAAGCATCGCTCGCACCTGCACCCGAACCAAAACTACTCACCCCAGAACAACCCAGCACCGCAACTCCAGCACAACCAACCAGTACAACTAAACCTGCTCAACCAGTTGATGCTGAATTAGAGGCTCTACGCAAACAATTGGATAATCTGTAG